DNA from Sulfodiicoccus acidiphilus:
TAGGGCTCCTGACTTCGAGGGGGTAACCGACTCGGGCGAGAAGTTCAGGCTCTCAGACCTCATAGGAAAGAAGCACATAGTGCTATACTTCTACCCTAAGGACGACACTCCTGGATGTACGGCGGAGGCGTGCAGCTTCAGGGACAACTGGGAGGAGGTGAAGAAGTACGATGCCGTCGTAATAGGAGTTAGCTCCGACTCAGTCGAGTCCCACAGGCAGTTCAAGTCCAAGTACTCCCTTCCATTCACGCTGATTAGCGACACGACCAAGGAGATAAGGAAGCTCTACGACGTGAAGGGAACATTGATGCCTCCTCGGGTGACATTCGTCATAGATAAGGACGGCATCATAAGGCACGTTTACGACTCTCAGCTCAATGCAACGGCCCACGTTAGGGAAGCGGTCAACGCCCTAAAGAAGATCGCCCCTCCAGCTTGACCACCTTCCGGCCGCCGTCCTTACCGCTTTAATTACGTCGGTGTAAACGGCGTCTCCTATCCCGGTGCCCAACCCCACGAACCTCAAGGGATCCCCTCCGGTGAAGGCGACACCGATCGCATCCGACACAGTCCCAGGACATGGGAGATCCCCGCACCGAAGTCCCAAGGAGAAGGCGGCCGCCGACTTAGCTTCGGTGACGAGTCTGAAGAGGTCGGCCATTGCGTTGCCCACAGGTGAGGCCTCGACTGCCACGAACACGTTTATAGTGCCCACTTCTCGAGGACAGGAGGGGTTGGTGAGTCCAGCCGTCGACACAACTAGGTGGTCCTTCCCTTCTATTACTTCCCTTGTCGCCACGTCAACCTTAGTGAGAAACGCGATTAGTCGACCCCCGACTCCGAGTGCCCTGAGCCTCCCCTCTAAGTACCCATCCACCTCGCTGAGCTGGAAGCTGTCCCCTACTGTCATGAAGATGGCACCGTCACACCTTCCGCCTCCAAAGACGGTCGATGCGAGGGACTCACCAACCACTTCATACAGCACTGCGTCCCTCCACCACCTCTCCTTCCACTTCACAGAGATCAGCTCCATCGATCTGGACATGGACTATAAGGAGCTGTCGTAAAGTTCTCGATCAACAAGCATGGTAAGTCGATCCAGTTTGGGGGTGATTTTAGGAACAAGGGAGAGGTTAAGGCTATATACGAGAGACTGGAGGTTCAGGATATGAAGGTACTCTTCGTAGTGGGGGAGGAATTCGAGGACGTGGAACTGCTCTATCCTTTCTACAGGGTGATAGAGGAGGGTCATCACCCAGTAATAGCATGGAAGGAGGCCAAGGCCAAAGTGACGGGAAAACACGGATACACAGTGGAGTCTGACATCTCCTTTAAGGAAGTGAAGGTTGAGGACTACGGGGCTTTGGTGATACCAGGAGGGAGGGGACCGGAGAGAATAAGGAGTATTCCAGAGGTCAAGGAAATAACTAGGAAGTTCTTCGAGTCAAAGAGGCCAGTGGCAGCAATTTGTCACGGTCCACAGGTTCTCATATCTGCCGGACTTGTGCGCTCTAGGAAGCTCACCTCAGCCTACGGGATAAGGGACGACGTCGTAGCAGCTGGAGGGGAATACGTAGATCAGCCTGTCGTAGTTGACGGGAACCTCATCTCCTCTAGGCAGCCCGGCGATCTCCCGTTCTTCACCTCTACCCTAATTAAGGCGTTGAGGGAATTCAAGAACTGAGGACGATAGTTCCTCTAACATCGGCGTTATTTTCAACGGCGTTATGAATCGTCCTTACACCACAAGACATTGAAAGCTCCGTCGTTTAACTTGTTGGGAGTCCCCATCTCAGGGACAGACCCCTTATAGAAACTAAATAAACGTTTTTAACTTAACGGAGGTTGAGGGGACGGAAGTCCCCTTCCGTGGGGACGGACAGCCCCCTTATGTAAACCTCTTTACGGTTGTCAAAATACTATTTCTACGACCTCTACTGTGAGAGCTGGGTCGCACCCTCTGGACTGGGGGAACTCACGCCCGTGGAGAGGAAACCCTCCGCGATCCCCCTTCCGTACTGTTCACAGAAAGGTTCCACTGAACCTCCGCTACGTAAGGAGATCGAGGTCCCTCCGGGAAGCAGGAAATCCCCACCGCGAGATGCCCCGTCCGTGAGGGCGGGGTAGTTCACATCATCTCTCATCGACTCCGGTGAGGTTTCGAAACCCTTGAGGAGGTACGGAGAGCACACAACTCCGAGAGAGTCTTCTCAACAAGGGGGGAACCTGAACAAGAGCTAAGTGTCTACTCCCATCCAAACCTTCCTCGACGCGTTTAGGACCACCACAAATTAAGTGAAGGATTTTTGAGTGAGTGGTCCATAAAATTTCG
Protein-coding regions in this window:
- a CDS encoding type 1 glutamine amidotransferase domain-containing protein, translated to MKVLFVVGEEFEDVELLYPFYRVIEEGHHPVIAWKEAKAKVTGKHGYTVESDISFKEVKVEDYGALVIPGGRGPERIRSIPEVKEITRKFFESKRPVAAICHGPQVLISAGLVRSRKLTSAYGIRDDVVAAGGEYVDQPVVVDGNLISSRQPGDLPFFTSTLIKALREFKN
- a CDS encoding adenosylcobinamide amidohydrolase, encoding MKWKERWWRDAVLYEVVGESLASTVFGGGRCDGAIFMTVGDSFQLSEVDGYLEGRLRALGVGGRLIAFLTKVDVATREVIEGKDHLVVSTAGLTNPSCPREVGTINVFVAVEASPVGNAMADLFRLVTEAKSAAAFSLGLRCGDLPCPGTVSDAIGVAFTGGDPLRFVGLGTGIGDAVYTDVIKAVRTAAGRWSSWRGDLL
- a CDS encoding peroxiredoxin yields the protein MALKVGTRAPDFEGVTDSGEKFRLSDLIGKKHIVLYFYPKDDTPGCTAEACSFRDNWEEVKKYDAVVIGVSSDSVESHRQFKSKYSLPFTLISDTTKEIRKLYDVKGTLMPPRVTFVIDKDGIIRHVYDSQLNATAHVREAVNALKKIAPPA